The Oceanithermus desulfurans genome has a window encoding:
- a CDS encoding 16S rRNA (guanine(527)-N(7))-methyltransferase RsmG, whose protein sequence is MKNRLEAYTELLERYAASANLVSPKVLAELPRHFEAARAYGAVLPEGVGVLDVGSGAGLPAVPLAIARPDLSLTLAERRAKRAAFLDLVTARLGLQNVRVYNGDVQQWTGRTAYVTAQAVAPFDVVYRLVAHAADYPLTLIARKGPGWREEAERLGAEVFHVKPLGPAAELVALRLEAPR, encoded by the coding sequence ATGAAGAACCGCCTCGAAGCCTACACCGAGCTGCTGGAGCGCTACGCCGCCAGCGCCAACCTGGTCTCCCCCAAGGTGCTCGCCGAGCTGCCCCGCCACTTCGAGGCGGCGCGCGCCTACGGCGCGGTCCTGCCCGAGGGGGTCGGCGTCCTCGACGTGGGCTCGGGCGCGGGGCTGCCGGCGGTCCCGCTCGCGATCGCGCGTCCGGACCTGAGCCTCACCCTCGCCGAGCGGCGCGCCAAGCGCGCGGCCTTCCTGGACCTGGTCACGGCCCGCCTGGGGCTGCAAAACGTGCGCGTGTACAATGGCGACGTGCAGCAGTGGACCGGCCGCACCGCCTACGTGACCGCGCAGGCGGTCGCCCCCTTCGACGTCGTCTACCGCCTCGTCGCCCACGCGGCGGACTACCCGCTCACCCTGATCGCCCGCAAGGGGCCGGGGTGGCGGGAGGAGGCGGAGCGGCTGGGCGCCGAGGTGTTTCACGTGAAACCCCTGGGGCCCGCCGCCGAGCTGGTGGCCCTGCGGCTGGAGGCGCCGCGGTGA
- a CDS encoding ParA family protein, with the protein MKRLGIVNQKGGVGKTTTAVNLATYLALLDRRVLLVDLDPQANATSGLGVAPSPPDAGTAAVLLEGAEPAAQTVHLESYGLDLLPAGEGLVAAAAELLDDPFRLRTRLAGVEAGYDFVLFDAPPSLGPLTINVLAAAEGLIVPLQTEYYALEGIARLVETVEKVRGALNPGLRILGIVLTMYDGRTLLSQQVEQNAREHFGDRVFWTVIPRNVRLSEAPSYGEPIAKYAPTSAGAQAYGRLAAEVMRRVEKA; encoded by the coding sequence GTGAAGCGGCTCGGCATCGTGAACCAGAAGGGCGGCGTGGGCAAGACCACGACCGCGGTCAACCTGGCCACCTACCTGGCGCTGCTGGACCGCAGGGTCCTCCTCGTCGACCTCGATCCCCAGGCCAACGCCACCTCGGGTCTGGGGGTGGCGCCGAGTCCCCCCGACGCCGGCACGGCCGCGGTGCTGCTCGAGGGCGCCGAGCCGGCCGCCCAGACCGTGCACCTGGAGAGCTACGGCCTGGACCTGCTTCCCGCGGGCGAGGGCCTGGTCGCCGCGGCCGCTGAGCTGCTCGACGACCCCTTCCGGCTGCGCACCCGCCTGGCCGGGGTGGAGGCAGGCTACGACTTCGTCCTCTTCGACGCCCCGCCCAGCCTGGGCCCGTTGACGATCAACGTCCTCGCCGCCGCCGAAGGCCTGATCGTGCCGCTGCAGACGGAGTACTACGCGCTCGAAGGCATCGCCCGCCTGGTCGAGACCGTCGAGAAGGTGCGCGGCGCGCTCAACCCGGGGCTGCGCATCCTCGGCATCGTGCTCACGATGTACGACGGCCGCACCCTGCTCTCGCAGCAGGTCGAGCAGAACGCCCGTGAGCACTTCGGGGACCGCGTCTTCTGGACGGTGATCCCGCGCAACGTGCGCCTTTCCGAGGCGCCCAGCTACGGCGAGCCGATCGCCAAGTACGCCCCCACCTCGGCGGGGGCGCAGGCCTACGGTCGGCTGGCCGCGGAGGTGATGCGACGTGTCGAGAAAGCCTAG
- a CDS encoding ParB/RepB/Spo0J family partition protein produces the protein MSRKPRGLGRGLDALLPKTGGHPTRLPLALIRPNPDQPRRRFDEAALAELAASIKKQGLLQPLLVRPRGEGYELVAGERRYRAAQMAGLAEVPVVVRELDDRTALELALVENLQREDLNPIEEAQGYQRLVEMGHAQAEIAEAVGKARSTVANALRLLQLDEASQQALAEGKISAGHARALLMAPPGERGRLLQRIVKDGLSVRQAERLASRPKKKPAPRGAAYAELARDLERQLGFKVRFSGEGKGRLEIFYYSEEELNAILERLGYRG, from the coding sequence GTGTCGAGAAAGCCTAGGGGGCTGGGCCGCGGGCTCGACGCCCTGCTGCCCAAGACCGGGGGCCACCCCACCCGCCTGCCGCTGGCGCTGATCCGGCCGAACCCCGACCAGCCGCGGCGGCGCTTCGACGAGGCCGCGCTGGCCGAGCTCGCCGCCTCGATCAAGAAGCAGGGGCTCTTGCAGCCGCTGCTCGTCCGTCCCCGCGGCGAGGGGTACGAGCTCGTCGCCGGCGAACGCCGCTACCGCGCGGCGCAGATGGCGGGGCTCGCCGAGGTGCCGGTGGTCGTGCGCGAGCTCGACGACCGCACCGCACTCGAGCTGGCCCTAGTCGAGAACCTGCAACGCGAGGACCTGAACCCCATCGAAGAGGCCCAGGGCTACCAACGCCTCGTCGAGATGGGCCACGCCCAGGCCGAGATCGCCGAGGCCGTGGGCAAGGCGCGCAGCACCGTGGCCAACGCCCTGCGCCTGCTGCAGCTCGACGAGGCCAGCCAGCAGGCCCTGGCCGAGGGGAAGATCAGCGCCGGCCATGCCCGCGCCCTGCTGATGGCGCCGCCCGGCGAGCGCGGCCGGCTGCTCCAGCGCATCGTCAAGGACGGGCTCTCGGTGCGCCAGGCCGAGCGCCTGGCCAGCCGCCCGAAGAAGAAGCCCGCCCCCAGAGGCGCGGCCTACGCCGAGCTCGCCCGCGACCTCGAGCGCCAGCTGGGCTTCAAGGTGCGCTTCAGCGGCGAGGGGAAGGGCCGGCTTGAGATCTTCTACTACTCCGAGGAAGAGCTGAACGCGATCCTGGAGCGCCTGGGCTACCGCGGCTAG
- a CDS encoding DNA internalization-related competence protein ComEC/Rec2, which translates to MTPYAFAAGALLAALAGPWAILGLLALPALPRSARWPLALGLGLVLVRLGTLGDPWAERLGERVVLEGELRGGVLHTAPAPLYLRGYPPLADGWVRVEGRLARPDGARLPGGFDRRAWLRGRGVRAELREVRRLAYRPPPPGLRDRVRANLLRGLDPAAAGLARALTLGEREALGDDVQAFRRAGLAHALALSGLHVGLLVGFFVLLAAPLGRGRYLAALALLLGYLALVGPSPSLLRAALMAGVWLLARAAGLVEVPLPSLLALALGAQLVVTPYAVGSLSFQLSYLAVLGIALALPLLPQRPRWKAALVGGLGLTLAAQAATLPLVLDRFGYLPLASPLANLVLLPLVGLLVPLGFLKAALPALSGLLAAPFNLTAELLLGGTRLFAQLPGLHWGDLVAGGYALYYLALAPLALALYRRLAPRLALALAAAAVLVAAATADRVRPDVWFLDVGQGDAALVRLPGGVEILVDAGHAWDARGLARALAALGVDDLDLAVGTHPDADHTGGLPELLELVPVGALALGPPKPDDPLDARLRAAARDRGVPVVNVSRGRVLRLGGAELRFVHPPPSAPGQDNDRSLVFLLTYRGRRLLFTGDAPARHALAWPPGRVDVLKVAHHGAADGTTDALLRRFRPRVAWIGVGPNAFGHPDPGVLERLAAWNVRVLRADRDGSVRLPLR; encoded by the coding sequence GTGACCCCCTACGCCTTCGCCGCCGGAGCCCTGCTGGCCGCGCTCGCCGGGCCCTGGGCGATCCTCGGGCTGCTGGCGCTGCCGGCGCTCCCCAGGAGCGCGCGCTGGCCGCTGGCGCTGGGGCTGGGGCTGGTGCTGGTGCGCCTCGGAACGCTCGGCGACCCCTGGGCGGAGCGGCTGGGGGAGCGCGTCGTCCTCGAAGGCGAGCTGCGCGGCGGGGTGCTGCACACCGCTCCGGCGCCCCTCTACCTGCGCGGCTACCCACCCCTGGCGGACGGCTGGGTCCGGGTGGAGGGCCGCTTGGCGCGGCCCGACGGCGCCCGCCTGCCCGGCGGCTTCGACCGCCGCGCCTGGCTGCGGGGGCGGGGGGTGCGGGCCGAGCTGCGGGAGGTGCGGCGGCTCGCGTACCGCCCCCCGCCCCCGGGGCTGCGCGACCGCGTGCGCGCGAACCTGCTCCGGGGCCTGGACCCGGCGGCCGCGGGGCTGGCGCGGGCGCTCACCCTGGGGGAGCGTGAGGCCCTGGGGGACGACGTGCAGGCCTTCCGCAGGGCGGGGCTGGCCCACGCCCTGGCCCTCTCGGGGCTGCACGTGGGCCTCCTCGTCGGCTTCTTCGTGCTGCTCGCCGCCCCGCTGGGGCGGGGACGCTACCTCGCGGCGCTGGCGCTGCTGCTCGGCTACCTGGCCCTCGTCGGCCCCAGCCCCTCGCTGTTGCGGGCGGCCCTGATGGCCGGGGTCTGGCTGCTGGCCCGCGCCGCGGGGCTGGTGGAGGTGCCGCTCCCCTCGCTCCTGGCCCTGGCCCTGGGCGCGCAGCTGGTGGTGACGCCGTACGCGGTGGGCAGCCTCTCGTTCCAACTCTCCTACCTGGCGGTGCTGGGCATCGCCCTGGCGCTGCCGCTGCTGCCGCAGCGGCCGCGCTGGAAGGCGGCGCTGGTCGGCGGCCTCGGCCTCACCCTGGCCGCCCAGGCGGCCACCCTGCCGCTGGTGCTCGACCGCTTCGGCTACCTGCCGCTGGCCAGCCCGCTGGCCAACCTGGTGCTGCTGCCGCTCGTGGGCCTGCTGGTGCCGCTGGGTTTCCTCAAGGCGGCGCTGCCCGCCCTTTCGGGGCTGCTGGCCGCGCCCTTCAACCTGACCGCGGAGCTCCTGCTCGGCGGCACCCGTCTCTTCGCCCAGCTGCCGGGGCTGCACTGGGGCGACCTCGTCGCCGGCGGCTACGCGCTCTACTACCTGGCCCTGGCGCCGCTGGCCCTCGCGCTCTACCGCCGGCTGGCGCCGCGCCTCGCGCTGGCGCTGGCGGCCGCGGCCGTGCTCGTCGCCGCGGCGACGGCCGACCGGGTGCGCCCCGACGTCTGGTTCCTGGACGTGGGCCAGGGGGACGCGGCGCTGGTGCGGCTTCCGGGCGGGGTGGAGATCCTGGTCGACGCCGGCCACGCCTGGGACGCCCGCGGTCTGGCGCGGGCGCTCGCGGCGCTGGGGGTGGACGACCTCGACCTGGCCGTCGGCACCCACCCCGACGCCGACCACACCGGCGGCCTGCCGGAGCTGCTGGAGCTCGTGCCCGTGGGGGCGCTGGCGCTGGGGCCGCCCAAGCCCGACGACCCCCTCGACGCGCGCCTGCGCGCCGCGGCCCGGGACCGCGGGGTCCCGGTCGTGAACGTGAGCCGCGGCCGGGTGCTGCGCCTCGGCGGAGCGGAGCTGCGCTTTGTGCACCCGCCGCCCTCGGCGCCGGGGCAGGACAACGACCGCAGCCTCGTCTTTCTGCTCACCTACCGCGGCCGGCGGCTGCTCTTCACCGGCGACGCCCCCGCCCGGCACGCGCTGGCGTGGCCGCCCGGGCGCGTGGACGTCCTCAAGGTGGCTCACCACGGGGCCGCCGACGGCACCACGGACGCGCTGCTGCGCCGCTTCCGCCCGCGGGTCGCCTGGATCGGGGTGGGGCCCAACGCCTTCGGCCACCCCGACCCGGGGGTGCTGGAGCGCCTTGCGGCCTGGAACGTGCGGGTGCTGCGCGCCGACCGCGACGGCTCGGTGCGGCTGCCGCTGCGCTAG
- a CDS encoding ComEA family DNA-binding protein has product MARLQPVALVLYLALVLALGIARLEPHLTVRFSPVASEQEPPVVAVTGAVRRPGVYALEPGARVADALAAAGGGTPEADLDALDLALPIADGESLRVPARGEAAARAPGVPRPRVSVNRASAEELESVPGIGPALARRIVAWRPFRTLDELVRVPGIGPRTLERLRPYLTP; this is encoded by the coding sequence GTGGCACGCCTCCAACCTGTAGCCCTCGTCCTCTACCTGGCGCTGGTGCTGGCGCTGGGAATCGCGCGTCTGGAGCCGCACCTCACCGTGCGGTTTTCCCCTGTGGCCTCGGAGCAGGAACCGCCGGTGGTGGCGGTGACCGGGGCGGTGCGGCGCCCGGGAGTGTACGCGCTCGAGCCCGGAGCGCGGGTGGCCGACGCCCTCGCGGCGGCGGGCGGCGGGACCCCCGAGGCCGACCTGGACGCGCTCGACCTCGCCCTGCCCATCGCCGACGGCGAGTCGCTGCGGGTGCCCGCCCGCGGTGAGGCGGCGGCCCGGGCTCCGGGCGTTCCGCGGCCGCGGGTGAGCGTCAACCGCGCGAGCGCGGAGGAGCTGGAGTCCGTGCCCGGCATCGGCCCCGCGCTGGCGCGGCGGATCGTCGCCTGGCGCCCTTTCCGCACGCTCGACGAGCTCGTGCGGGTGCCCGGCATCGGCCCCCGCACCCTCGAACGCCTCCGCCCCTACCTGACGCCGTGA
- a CDS encoding YcxB family protein, with the protein MSAYQEKLRELTQDEVVSQLEGADGLLALTRAELFYIGEAGVQRAPLDKIKKVVGGKGGTLVVMGEAAPLIEAPVRAFQVDELRLFFESVKTFVARQKQATVSAPPPEPAPPPAPPEPEPAPAEPAAAEPPESAEERPVTLEEELPPPITPPEEPAPAAEIYTTEPAAAPARRTGGFMGALLKLFSLGTLGAAGYWIYMNPTADLSYLIFAGVLGLGVALVEWHASNL; encoded by the coding sequence ATGAGCGCATATCAAGAAAAGCTTCGGGAGCTTACCCAAGACGAGGTCGTTTCACAGCTCGAAGGCGCCGACGGCCTTCTCGCCCTCACCCGGGCCGAGCTGTTCTACATCGGCGAGGCCGGCGTGCAGCGGGCGCCGTTGGACAAGATCAAGAAGGTGGTGGGGGGCAAGGGCGGCACCCTCGTGGTCATGGGCGAGGCCGCGCCGCTCATCGAGGCGCCGGTGCGCGCCTTTCAGGTCGACGAGCTGCGGCTCTTCTTCGAATCGGTCAAGACCTTCGTGGCCCGCCAGAAGCAGGCTACGGTGAGCGCCCCGCCGCCGGAACCGGCCCCGCCGCCGGCGCCGCCGGAGCCCGAGCCGGCGCCCGCGGAGCCCGCGGCGGCCGAACCCCCCGAGAGCGCCGAAGAGCGTCCGGTGACGCTCGAGGAGGAGCTGCCCCCGCCGATTACGCCCCCCGAGGAACCCGCCCCCGCCGCGGAGATCTACACCACCGAGCCCGCGGCCGCGCCGGCGCGCCGCACCGGCGGTTTCATGGGCGCGCTCCTCAAGCTCTTCAGCCTCGGCACCCTGGGGGCCGCCGGGTACTGGATCTACATGAACCCCACGGCCGACCTCAGCTACCTGATCTTCGCCGGCGTGCTCGGCCTGGGCGTGGCCCTGGTGGAGTGGCACGCCTCCAACCTGTAG
- a CDS encoding polyprenyl synthetase family protein, with translation MTPLAREIQRTLLAALPEPEAAPRPELAAYARLLRDYPERGGKMLRGRLVVLTARAYGDDTAALGVAAALELFQNWVLIHDDIEDDSDERRGRPALHRLVPMPLALNAGDALHATMWRLLAEAGARRKVLLEFAELVETTASGQHLDLSWTLEDRFDLTPDDYLEMVRRKAAYYTAVAPLRLGALAAGAMPDPVFASAGLELGVAFQIVDDVLNLEGDPAAYGKEAAGDLWEGKRTLILLDWLAAAEPDERARAEALLRKPRAEKDPAEVAWLHERLIASGAVARARERARRMAEPALAELEQAFAALPGQDAAREALDLLAALVWRER, from the coding sequence GTGACCCCGCTCGCCCGCGAGATCCAGCGCACCCTGCTCGCCGCCCTGCCCGAACCCGAAGCCGCGCCGCGGCCGGAGCTGGCCGCCTACGCGCGGCTCTTGCGCGACTACCCCGAGCGGGGCGGCAAGATGCTGCGCGGGCGCCTCGTCGTCCTCACCGCGCGCGCCTACGGCGACGACACCGCGGCGCTCGGGGTGGCGGCGGCGCTCGAGCTCTTCCAGAACTGGGTGCTGATCCACGACGACATCGAGGACGACTCCGACGAGCGCCGGGGGCGGCCGGCGCTGCACCGGCTCGTGCCCATGCCGCTCGCCCTCAACGCCGGCGACGCCCTGCACGCGACGATGTGGCGCCTGCTCGCCGAGGCGGGGGCGCGCCGCAAGGTGCTGCTCGAGTTCGCCGAGCTCGTCGAGACGACGGCGAGCGGGCAGCACCTCGACCTCAGCTGGACGCTCGAGGACCGCTTCGACCTCACCCCGGACGACTACCTCGAGATGGTGCGCCGCAAGGCCGCCTACTACACCGCGGTGGCGCCGCTCAGGCTGGGGGCGCTGGCCGCGGGGGCGATGCCCGACCCCGTCTTCGCCAGCGCCGGGCTCGAGCTGGGCGTGGCCTTCCAGATCGTCGACGACGTGCTCAACCTCGAGGGCGACCCCGCGGCCTACGGCAAGGAGGCCGCGGGTGACCTCTGGGAGGGGAAGCGCACCCTGATCCTGCTCGACTGGCTGGCGGCCGCCGAACCCGACGAACGTGCCCGCGCCGAGGCGCTGCTGCGCAAGCCGCGGGCCGAGAAGGACCCCGCCGAGGTGGCCTGGCTGCACGAGCGCCTGATCGCGTCGGGGGCGGTGGCGCGCGCCCGCGAGCGCGCCCGACGAATGGCCGAGCCCGCCCTGGCCGAGCTCGAGCAGGCCTTCGCCGCGCTGCCGGGGCAGGATGCCGCCCGCGAGGCGCTGGACCTGCTGGCCGCGCTGGTCTGGCGCGAGCGCTAG
- a CDS encoding inorganic diphosphatase — translation MANLHDIPIGDGAPQTVHMIIEVPHGSANKYEFDEETGMVKLDRVLPGAQFYPGDYGFIPQTLAEDGDPLDGIILSSYPLLPGVLVETRVIGLLHMEDEKGPDSKVLAVVAEDARLDAIQDLDDVPQGKRDEIANFFETYKALEAKKGKWVKVTGWGGRDAAVAEVEACMKRYREGA, via the coding sequence ATGGCCAACCTGCACGACATCCCCATCGGCGACGGCGCACCCCAGACGGTGCACATGATCATCGAGGTGCCCCACGGATCGGCGAACAAGTACGAGTTTGACGAGGAAACGGGCATGGTCAAGCTCGACCGCGTCCTCCCCGGGGCCCAGTTCTACCCGGGCGACTACGGCTTCATCCCCCAGACCCTCGCCGAGGACGGCGACCCCCTGGACGGGATCATCCTCTCCAGCTACCCGCTGCTTCCCGGCGTCCTCGTCGAGACCCGGGTCATCGGGCTCTTGCACATGGAGGACGAGAAGGGCCCCGACTCCAAGGTCCTCGCTGTGGTGGCCGAGGACGCACGGCTCGACGCGATCCAGGATCTGGACGACGTGCCCCAGGGCAAGCGCGACGAGATCGCGAACTTCTTCGAGACCTACAAGGCGCTCGAGGCCAAGAAGGGCAAGTGGGTGAAGGTCACCGGCTGGGGCGGCCGCGACGCCGCGGTGGCCGAGGTGGAAGCCTGCATGAAGCGCTACCGGGAAGGCGCCTGA
- a CDS encoding YrhK family protein encodes MRRAQKKALTALGLSGGLAFVVGSVLFLNPNRYTEGVYLFIFGSTAMLLERLGRLWLDGDG; translated from the coding sequence ATGCGGCGCGCGCAGAAAAAGGCCCTCACCGCCCTCGGCCTTTCCGGAGGGCTGGCCTTCGTGGTGGGAAGCGTCCTCTTCCTGAACCCCAACCGCTACACCGAAGGGGTCTACCTCTTCATCTTCGGCAGCACGGCGATGCTGCTCGAGCGCCTGGGGCGGCTCTGGCTGGACGGCGACGGCTGA
- a CDS encoding right-handed parallel beta-helix repeat-containing protein yields MKRTWFAFLALGLLAACQAPATGERPPGGGPPPMDEAPTAPPALGEVRAYATLHSAGFEWRFGADPEAKAACGLRYRAAGETAWREGWPPYRIRYTPPSPVAGKDAAFDGCAGSVFFLEPGATYELWLTLTGPEGLLDEGVVEVRTQSEPRIAADAPTFYVAPGSGGGAGTEADPYRGLAEAQRHARPGDVFLLAPGEYADFASGEIRFDRPGEEGRWVVWKAAGEGVVFTAPVRIAADYVWLEGVHLRGTPNDASDSDNDRRDWGLRTADAPRRVVIQRNTFTDFHYAIALNHGGEAWVIRDNVIVGDKDLRQCIDDDGNIIRGDGCPEEDYRGEGIELGHTSGHTVAYNRISLVGDGISYPLENVDIYGNEIFDVTDDGIEPDYGYANVRVWQNRITNARYNGLSFQPMNGGPWYFVRNQVMAPRESTLKLRRLSRVLLAHNLLVGWDNAVSALWDTEGFRRIDSLNNLYVSASGRYLWEQADDGPVLGRLDYDGFDPGGSAYAFKWGSDHRYPDLAAFRAATGLEPHGLTLDRAACFTSFHPRRPPDRAELEYPQLLPGCPAVDAGAVLPNLSGGYAGAAPDLGPYERGLPLPHYGPR; encoded by the coding sequence ATGAAAAGAACGTGGTTTGCGTTCCTGGCCCTCGGTTTGCTGGCGGCCTGCCAGGCGCCGGCGACGGGCGAACGGCCGCCCGGGGGCGGCCCTCCCCCCATGGACGAAGCACCCACCGCGCCCCCCGCGCTGGGCGAGGTGCGCGCCTACGCCACCCTGCACTCGGCGGGGTTCGAGTGGCGGTTCGGCGCCGACCCCGAGGCCAAGGCGGCCTGCGGCCTCAGGTACCGCGCCGCCGGCGAGACCGCCTGGCGCGAGGGCTGGCCGCCCTACCGCATCCGGTACACCCCGCCCAGCCCGGTGGCCGGCAAGGACGCGGCCTTCGACGGCTGCGCCGGCTCGGTCTTCTTTCTCGAGCCCGGCGCCACCTACGAGCTCTGGCTCACCCTCACCGGGCCCGAGGGTCTTTTGGACGAGGGCGTCGTTGAGGTCAGGACCCAAAGCGAGCCAAGGATCGCCGCGGACGCGCCCACCTTCTACGTCGCGCCCGGCAGCGGCGGGGGCGCGGGCACGGAGGCCGACCCCTACCGGGGCCTCGCCGAAGCGCAGCGGCACGCGCGGCCCGGCGACGTCTTCCTGCTCGCGCCCGGCGAGTACGCCGACTTTGCCTCCGGCGAGATCCGCTTCGACCGCCCCGGCGAGGAGGGCCGCTGGGTGGTCTGGAAGGCGGCCGGGGAAGGGGTGGTCTTCACCGCCCCGGTGCGCATCGCCGCCGACTACGTCTGGCTGGAGGGCGTCCACCTGCGCGGCACCCCCAACGACGCCAGCGACAGCGACAACGACCGCCGCGACTGGGGTCTGCGCACCGCGGACGCCCCCCGGCGGGTGGTGATCCAGCGCAACACCTTCACCGACTTTCACTACGCAATCGCCCTCAACCACGGCGGCGAGGCCTGGGTGATCCGCGACAACGTCATCGTCGGCGACAAGGACCTGCGTCAGTGCATCGATGACGACGGGAACATCATCCGCGGCGACGGCTGCCCCGAGGAGGACTACCGCGGCGAGGGGATCGAGCTGGGCCACACCTCCGGCCACACCGTCGCCTACAACCGCATCTCGCTCGTCGGCGACGGCATCTCCTACCCGCTGGAGAACGTCGACATCTACGGCAACGAGATCTTCGACGTCACCGACGACGGCATCGAGCCCGACTACGGCTACGCCAACGTCCGCGTCTGGCAAAACCGGATTACCAACGCCCGCTACAACGGCCTCAGCTTCCAGCCGATGAACGGCGGGCCCTGGTACTTCGTCCGCAACCAGGTGATGGCCCCGCGCGAGTCGACGCTGAAGCTGCGCCGCCTCAGCCGCGTGCTGCTCGCGCACAACCTGCTCGTCGGCTGGGACAACGCCGTCAGCGCCCTCTGGGACACCGAAGGCTTTCGCCGCATCGACTCGCTCAACAACCTCTACGTCTCCGCCTCCGGCCGCTACCTCTGGGAGCAGGCCGACGACGGCCCGGTCTTGGGCCGGCTCGACTACGACGGCTTCGATCCCGGCGGGTCGGCCTACGCCTTCAAATGGGGGTCCGATCACCGCTACCCCGACCTGGCGGCGTTCCGGGCGGCCACGGGGCTCGAGCCCCACGGCCTGACCCTCGACCGCGCCGCCTGCTTTACCAGCTTCCACCCCCGCCGCCCGCCCGACCGCGCCGAGCTCGAGTACCCCCAGCTGCTTCCCGGCTGCCCGGCGGTCGACGCCGGCGCGGTGCTGCCGAACCTCAGCGGCGGGTACGCCGGCGCGGCACCCGACCTGGGGCCCTACGAGCGCGGCCTGCCGCTGCCCCACTACGGCCCGCGCTGA
- a CDS encoding metalloregulator ArsR/SmtB family transcription factor → MLNRLFKALGDPTRRALLGILREGERTAGELAEAFPLARSTLSQHLRVLREAGLVEVEVRGNHRVYRLAASVMEEALAYLLELTQGGEEDEETRAHRPSPGG, encoded by the coding sequence GTGCTCAACCGCCTCTTCAAGGCCCTGGGCGATCCGACGCGGCGCGCCCTGCTCGGCATCCTGCGCGAAGGCGAGCGCACCGCCGGGGAGCTGGCCGAGGCCTTCCCCCTGGCGCGCAGCACGCTCAGCCAGCACCTGCGGGTGCTGCGGGAAGCGGGTCTGGTGGAGGTCGAGGTGCGCGGAAACCACCGCGTCTACCGCCTGGCCGCCTCGGTGATGGAGGAGGCGCTGGCCTACCTGCTCGAGCTCACGCAAGGAGGCGAAGAAGATGAAGAAACACGCGCTCACCGGCCTAGCCCTGGCGGTTAG